The Aureispira anguillae genome contains a region encoding:
- a CDS encoding DNA polymerase III subunit, which translates to MLFAEVFGHEKIKKHLIESFYAERTAHAQIFLGKEGNGALALALAYSQFLLCETPNEQDACGSCSACRKVSKLVHPDLHFSYPTVGSKAISTNYIKEWRAAIAENPYLNASQWLEKIGAENKQGNITKDECVSIVQRLSYKALEGKFKIMILWLPEYLGKEGNRLLKLIEEPRPNTVFLLISEQQGKILNTILSRCQLVNIPRLEDEKIAAHLEATHHLSPEKAQTIAYLVEGNYNKAQTLLHEMEDNNARLFVDWLRVCYQGKPKDMVRWVEGIVSGKHPEKNFFTKMGRKDQVVFLQYALYFLKEFLSLQLGGGRLKIRLQKAELSTAQNMLKVIGIDQMQQLVQLFDETAFHIERNGNPRILFLDVSIQVHHILRQQKLVV; encoded by the coding sequence TGGCGCTTTGGCCTTAGCTTTGGCTTACTCCCAATTTTTGCTCTGTGAAACCCCTAATGAACAAGATGCCTGTGGCAGTTGTAGTGCCTGTCGAAAAGTTAGCAAATTAGTCCATCCAGATTTGCACTTTTCGTACCCTACTGTTGGTTCCAAAGCCATTAGTACCAATTATATCAAAGAATGGCGTGCTGCAATTGCTGAAAATCCCTATCTCAATGCCAGTCAATGGTTAGAAAAAATAGGAGCAGAAAATAAGCAAGGTAATATTACCAAAGATGAATGTGTTTCTATCGTTCAACGACTCAGTTATAAAGCATTGGAAGGGAAATTCAAAATTATGATTTTGTGGCTCCCCGAATATCTAGGAAAGGAAGGAAATCGTCTACTTAAATTAATTGAAGAGCCCCGCCCCAATACTGTTTTTTTACTAATTTCTGAACAGCAAGGTAAAATTTTAAATACAATTTTATCCCGTTGTCAATTGGTCAATATACCACGGTTAGAGGATGAAAAAATTGCGGCCCACTTGGAAGCCACCCATCACTTAAGCCCCGAAAAAGCACAGACAATTGCTTATTTAGTAGAAGGCAATTACAACAAAGCGCAAACCTTGCTGCATGAGATGGAAGATAACAATGCTCGTTTGTTCGTTGACTGGTTACGAGTTTGCTACCAAGGCAAACCCAAAGATATGGTTCGTTGGGTAGAGGGTATTGTTAGTGGAAAACATCCAGAAAAGAACTTTTTCACCAAAATGGGACGCAAAGATCAAGTTGTCTTTCTCCAATATGCGCTTTATTTTCTAAAAGAGTTCCTAAGCCTGCAACTGGGAGGAGGACGACTAAAAATTCGACTCCAAAAAGCAGAACTTTCTACTGCTCAAAATATGCTAAAAGTCATTGGAATAGACCAAATGCAACAACTCGTACAGCTTTTTGATGAAACAGCTTTCCATATTGAACGAAATGGCAATCCAAGAATTTTATTCTTAGACGTTTCTATTCAAGTGCATCATATCTTACGTCAACAAAAACTGGTAGTTTAG